In Syngnathus typhle isolate RoL2023-S1 ecotype Sweden linkage group LG13, RoL_Styp_1.0, whole genome shotgun sequence, the sequence CCCTTTTGGAATTATTGCAAGCTTTACAGCCGTAGCAAACTGTCAACATCTAACCCTGgtttgaaactttttttcaaatatttgtattACAAAAAGTCCTCTGGTCAAAAagcagataccgtttttttggggggggggggtttgtttttcaaataaCAGATTCTCCTTGAGTTtcatttcagtgtcaataaacTCCGGCTGGAAGCCAACTTGGAAATTGTGCAAGTATCTCGAAACATCTGCGGAAGGGAACCGGACGCCGTGAAGAAGAAGCGGCGGCAGCCGAGTCTCTGGGCCAATCAGAAGACTTTGCAGCCGAGGCGGCGTTCAGGAAGTGAACAGGGGAAGTTTGGTGGTTTTCTTGCGTCATTTGCGCTTTGCGTGTGGGCAGATGCAGAGTGAAGGTAGGACAGTCATTTTCCGTCACTTTTTCGAAAATACAAGCGTCAATGTTCTTAGGCCCCGGACGGAGTGAAGGTGGCAGGTGTCGGGAGAATACGTACGGCCACGGCAGATGTGAGGTGACAGGTTTTTCCACACTTCCGCTACATCGACACACAGGCTTGCTGGCATCCGTGAAATTGGCAGAAAAGTGTTCGCACAAGTCAAGTAGCTGAGCTtcgcttttgtttgctttgaagGACTCGGTCGGGTCCAAAAGACACCAATTGGTTGGTTTTGTGTCAGGGAGGCATGGGTGCGGCCGTTTGCAAATAAATCAAGTGCATCACTTTTAGGGAGGGAAGTGgtgaaccgcacatgcacaaTGCTAGCTCAAGCTTTTTTTGGCCCAGGGAGAGACCCCGATGGATCCCGCTTCAATGTAACCATTTTGGAGAGAGGGAAGAAAATCAGCACATTTTTCACTTGTACAAAACACaggttgtgatgtttttcaagaTTTGTACCAAAAATAGGAATCTCTATATTATTTGGATTGACATTTTTGAGCTGGACTCTTGCCAGAAAAATCAAGCGTCGACCTCTTTGAAAATTCAATTGTGTTGCTTGTGAATAGAAAATGATTCCATTCCAAATTTGTACTTTGCTAGAGTCAAGTGGATCCAAAGCACCATGTCCCTGCACTGAGGACAAGGCCTCAATTTGCTGGAAGGTCAGGTCGCATCCAGTCCAAAACTGGGCTGGACCGGCGCTGGGAACACAACCATTGAGAAGCCATGAGGAGAGTCCGGAGAAAAGGGGCCAGCAAAGAGAAAGTATTTGCTTGTGATCTTCTGGAGCACCTGAATGCCACTGCTCAGGAGAGTAAGTTctagaccccaaaaaaaaaacccacttccATTCCCAATTTTCACAAAGGTTTTCTTCTGCAGTCCCTCAAGTGTTGAGGTGCTGCTGCCAGTTTGTCGAGGAACACGGCGTAGTGGACGGAATCTACAGGTTGTCAGGTGTTTCCTCCAACATCCAGAAGCTcaggtgagttttttttccaccccgcCGTGTGAACACAGCACACGTGTGACCCTTTTTTGCCAGGAGCGAGTTTGAGGGCGACGGGACCCCGGACCTCAGCAAGGAAGTGTACCTGCAAGACATCCACTGCGTCAGCTCCCTGTGCAAAGCGTACTTCCGGGAGCTGCCCAACCCACTGCTCACCTACCAACTTTACGACAAGTTTGCCGTTGAGTAGCGGCTGATCCGTCATTTCCTTTCCAAAATCAAAATGATGACCGCACGAGATTCGAGCCAAAAACGTCTCCGTCCTTCTACTTGCTCCAGGAGGCCGTGGCCATCCATCTGGAGGACGAGCGGCTGGTGAAAATCCGAGATGTCCTGAAGGAACTTCCGCCGCCGCATTACAGGTTTGCTTTTCAACTTTTTCACTCCTACCGACTGCGTCTGAATGTTTTACTCCCTTCAGAACTTTGGAATTTCTGATGCGCCACCTGGTCAAAATGGCCTCGTACTCGTCAGAGACCAACATGCACGCTAGGAACTTGGCCATTGTCTGGGCGCCCAATCTGCTCCGGTGTGGACGCCACACGACGTCTTCAGCTTCTACAATGAGACTTGAGATTGAATGGATAATCTGTCAAATCTGCTCTTTAAGGTCAAAGGACATCGAGCTGGCCGGTTTCAACGGCACCGCCGCCTTCATGGAGGTCAGGGTCCAGTCCATTGTAGTGGAGTTCATCCTCACACATGTCCCGGAGCTGTTTCCTGAGCCAagtaaacacaacacaaactcTCAAGCCTGCGCAGAACTTAACAATTTGCTTCTTTCAGCTATGGCGCACAACAGGAGAAAGTCTCTTCCTTCCCCGACGGCCGTCAGCGGCCAGGAGGAAGCCCTCTTCGAGACTCGGCCTCACATCAGTCCAGGGGATGGCCCGATTCCGACGAGACCTTACCACGCCATCATCGAAGGCACCACCGATAAGTGAGTCGACTAAGGGCGTTTTCTCCAAGATGTCTGAGAACTGCTCCGGAATTGGAAAGATCTCATTTGGGTTGTTGTGTACCTCAGGAAGAAGGGCTCCTTCAAAGGAAGGAAGTGGATATCCATTTTCAATATCGGCAGTCGCTTCCACGACCCGAGACGACGGCACAAACACTCGACCAAAGGTATGGATCTTGAGTAGTGCCAAGGCACTTCTTTTAATTGTGGCTCGCTTGTGTTGAGTGCCTCATTCTTTGTTTGCTCTCTCACACTTTATTTGGAAAGAAGAAGATGTCAGAAATCAATGGACTGTCACTATAATTCTGCATTTTTGGTGTCTAGAGAAGGACAAGCCGGTGTTACGTCCAGCCCGAAGCATGGATTCCCTCAGCGTTTCGACGTATTCAAATGAAGGTACTGCTCTTTTCGCCGTCACGATCACGGCGTGTGGCTCAGTGGTCCAGTTTTAGTCTCCCAACATGAAGGTTGGTTCCATCGGGTGGCCATGTTGAATTGTCCTTTAGCAAGACACTGAACTCTGATTTCACTTTTCTTCCATCATCTagctgagggagggagggattcaCTAACTTCAACGTGTCTTATTGTTCCTTTTATTCCAGATTCGACACGTCCTCTGCAGACAACTCGCTCGGCCAAAATGTCCGTCTTCGAACATGCAGCGTCGCCTAGCCCGTTAGGCGGGAGCGAATACGCCGTGACCTACCGCAGGGGGACGGGACTCGTGAGCGGGGGCACTCAGGGCACCTACACGACTGTCGACCCCGAAGGCTCGGGTGGCGCGCAAGGCGACTCTGTCCAATCCAGATCGCCGGGACTGTCAGCGAAGGCCGGTCGGAGAGCGGCCATGCACATCACTGGGCCCACTTTGGTCACGGTGCCGCTGCACATCACTTCCAACTTGGCTTTGGGCCTTCTACAGGGAGGTGGGACTGGCCGTGTGGTCCACCGTGGCAAGGGGAAGGACGGAGGTCAGGACAGTGGAAAAATGGAAATGCCAGTGGAAGTGAGGGAAGAGAGCAAAGAGGGAACACACAGGAAGGAAATCATCCTGGATGACGACAAGACAAAGAACCCAGTTGAcaaggaagaagaagacgagAACAAAGAAGCACTTGGGAAAGACTGTAGCTCGGAGCCAGCAGCAAAAGAAAGCAAGCGTACGAGTTACAAAGCAGATGAGGATGTTTGTCAACAGGATGTCTCCGAAGGTAATGTCCAATATCACAACGCACTCCGACTGGCCTCTgatctttctttcattttctcaatTGCGCAAATGCAAGGAGTGCCATCGGCCAATGTTTTGGACTCTTCTGGCGTCCTCGATTCAACCGAGGATGACCAAGAGCTGGCGGGCTATGTTGAAGACAGCTTTGAATTTCTGGATCACATGGATTGCAGCTACTCCGATCAggtagttgttgttgttgttgttgttgttgttgttgtttgactGTACACGAGTGGCTCACATTGAAAGTCCAATGTTCTTGTGCGTGGTCATGGTGGAAGTACACGACTATTTGAAAAGGTTCACTTGAGTGTTTTATCTTGCTTCAGCCTCAGATCAAAACACATGACACTGTAGTTCCATTTCGAAACTTGGCTGACTCTTACAAATGTAGCCTCGCCTCACTTTTGAGACTTGTTAGCTGAACTATGGACTGGCTGCTGACCAATGCAGGGTGTATCTCCTCAGGAATACTTAAGTTCAAACTTCCTTGTCTTTACAGATTCCTCTCCACTTTCTGTCGGACTGCGCTTCCCAAGCCAACGTATTCTCCGTGGAACCTCCCGGACACTCTGACGACGAGTATGAACTCGCAGAGGAACCGTGTCATCACGCCAACGAAGCCGACGCCAGGCTGAGTGTGAGCTCCGAGACAAACCTTCAAAGCCGACCGGAGCTCCAGCGGCCGCGCGGCGTCAACGAGCGCAACGCAAAGTCCCTCAGCTTGCCTCGCATGACCTCGCCTGCGTATGAACCTGGAGAATGTCGCTGTGACGACGCAGGAGACGACGACGACACGGCCAACTACTACAGCAGTGACGAAGACAGCAGCTTGTTTGTTAAGAGCCTCCCCGCGGACTTCTTCCTAAGCCACCTGTGTGACCTTGAACCAGAGGATGAGAGTGCTCCAGTAGAGCGATGGGGTGAGGCAAACCAATATAATCCCACAAACGATCAGAGCCAGGATGACCTGGACGGATTAGAAGAGATGATACCACAAAGTGAAGAGCAAATCCACTACTGCGTGGACTTGCAAGAGCACATTTCAGTTGTTAAGGCCAACgaagatgatgatgttgacaATGGAAGAagggaagatgaaggagaagCCCATTATCTCTCTACCTTTGAGTGTAGTACGAAGAAAGAAACATGCCCAGTGGAGGAGTTCCTAGACGTTTCCCAGGAAGCTACAGAGGAGCTTCAGGATGATGGAGATGAAAGTCAAAGGACTGAGGATGTGAATCCTGAAACGATGTCAACAGATGATGGCGAGGTACCAAATTTGGAGGATGTCTTGGCTACGGACGAGATCCACGCAGAGGTCTGGGACGAGCTGGAGGAGGTCGTGTGCCAACTGATCGAGAATGAAGAAGGAAAGACTGTGGAGGTCAGCGAGAGCCCAGGGACCGACGAGCTGGAAACAACTGCGGGAAAGGTCCATTTCCCAGCCAGATGTGACCAACTTGTGGTAGAGTTCATGCACAAAGAAGACAAATCCATCGGAGAGGCATCTCTGAAAGGGGACAGGGCTGACGAGTCTGCAGGTGGGGGGAATTCTGACAAGGGAGGACCAGAGAGGTGTGAAAAAGTGATGGAAGTGCAGCTACCCAATGAAGACAAAGCCATCCTCGAGAAAGTGACGGTCACGCCAAGTCTAAGAGAGAATGACGGGATGATTGAAAAccaagaaaaagacaaagaggGAGCCGTTATGGAGATGTCAGCAGCCACAGACAAATTTGGCATTTGTGAAGAAGTGACACCATCACATTTTACAGATGTGTCCATGGTTCTGCAGTCCAGAGGCGTGAGCTGTGATGAGCAAGGACACAAAGGAGCAGTTGCAGAAATGTGCGTGCCCAAAGAAGACAAACCCATTTGTGAGGAAGCCACGGTGACACCAAGTCTGAAAGAGCTCAGGGCCCATGTTCCCGAGTCCACAGAAGGTGTGAGGTTAGAGGAGCGAGGAGTTGGAAGGAAGCTGGTCATTTCCAAACTGACCAAAGTTTACCAAGTGAAAGCGGTGCCGGTGGTGCCGCCCAAACCCCAACACTGCAAATTAGCAACCCGGAGCCtgcgacagcagcagcagcagcagcagcagcgagagAGGAGAGATGGCGACGCGCCCGACGATGCGGGTGCCACCTGCGGCAGGGACGCTTCGCGGAACAGCCCTCTCAGCATGTGCTTCGACGAAGCTGTTGCCAAAGCCATCATGAGGCGAGAAAAGAATGGGAGCGACGATGCCAACTAGGGCTTATGTGAGCAACAATGGCAACCACCAGTATTGGGATGGTTTTAAGGCTCGTCATTCATTCTAAAGTCATTCAAAATGGCAGAGCATAACCCCTGGGGGGGTGACAATgagcttttcatttttgcaacTGTGAACTGAACAAATTAAAATGTGTGAACTGAACTTTCCCAACAGATTAAATGTACCGGACTTGTGTGTGTTGATTGTGGCTCAGCCAGCAGAGTGGGTAAGTTGGGTGTGTTGGTTGGGGTGGACTTCTTGAAATAGGAGGCGGCCTGCTTCAAATCCAGCTGTCCAAGCCCTATCTTGACGGATCGAGGGATGGTAATGATGTCGTGTTGGcccgagagtgaacgaatcacttccaaAATTGAttcggttttttttctttcagttcatatgacctcagccagtaggtgtcagtaatgcaCTTGGAAGCTGCTGCCACCTCCCCGTAaagcaaaacgaagaagaaagtgacgtcacttcccgttcacgaacgagttgtgatttgtttgtttgtttttatttaggaTCCCCATTAGCTGTGGCAATGCCAGCGCTACTCTTCCTTGCATTTTCCGTTCACTaactgaacggatctgtgagtgatTTCCAGTTGAGCGCGAGAACGGAtgagtgagggaacgaatccggaCTTTCCCGTTCGCCAACGAATGAACGGCTTTCCTTCCCATGCCTCGACTATGGAAGCCAGCATGTCGATTGACGATTtcccaaggaaagaaagaaccattCAGTGAAACAGCacttttatgcacgttttctccaagcttaacagctaactttattgcatgaagggatgcgccctccgttatgcaacaacggggagatgatatgacaatatgtatatgtgtttgtgtccctcaaaataaagagcaagtagtcaaatacgcattcttgacacgtacaaaaaatgcatcaagttattaggtacacttgaaactggtggtgtacctaaacgagtgtccgtgtgacgtcacagatcaaccagccaatcaggaggtgagggcgggtgtggcacttttcacctaaaaatggcggtgtacctaatggagtgtccaagtgacgtcacaaatcaaacagccaatcagaaataggaaaatatcatggtcaaaggtcacagggccgcgttccaacatgttttccaagattccctcgttaagcgcacctgcgtgaaaacttttagccactttcacgttctgcaggagctaaaagttttcacgcaggtgcgcttaacgagggtcacttggaaaacatgttggaacgcggccccgaggactagagcttgacacctgtgacctttgaccatatttccctaataaagtggcctgttattaggtacacttgaaaatggcggtgtacctaatggagtgtccgtgtgattccctcgttaagcgcacctgcgggaaaagttttagccactttcacgttctgcaggagctaaaagttttcacgcaggtgcgcttaacgagggtcacttggaaaacatgttggaacgcggccctgaggactagagcttgacacctgtgacctttgaccatgatatttccctaataaagtggcctgttattaggtccacttgaaattggcggtgtacctaatggagtgtctgtgtgacgtcacagatccaacagccaatcagaaagtgggggtgagggcgggtgtggcacttttcactttcagttaagctttggccatgatttttccctaataaagtggcctgttattaggtacacttgaaactggtggtgtacctaatggagtgtctgtgtgacgtcacagatccaacagccaatcagaaagtgggggtgagggcgggtgtggcacttttcactttcagttaagctttggccatgatttttccctaatgaactggcctgtgattaggtacacctaaaaatggcggtgtacctaatggagtgtccaagtgacgtcacaaaccaaacagccaatcagaaataggaaaatatcatggtcaaaggtcacagggccgcgttccaacatgttttccaagatcccctcgttaagcgcacctgcgtgaaaagttttagccactttcacgttctgcaggagctaaaagttttcacgcaggtgcgcttaacgagggtcacttggaaaacatgttggaacgcggccctgaggactagagcttgacacctgtgacctttgaccatgatatttccctaataaagtggcctgttattaggtacacttgaaaatggcggtgtacctaatggagtgcccgtgtgattccctcgttaagcgcacctgcgggaaaacttttagctcctgcagaacgtgaaagaggctaaaagttttcacgcaggtgcgcttaacgagggtcacttgggaaacatgttggaacgcggccccgaggactagagcttgacacctgtgacctttgaccatgatatttccctaataaagtggcctgttattaggtacacttgaaaatggtggtgtacctaatggagtgtctgtgtgattccctcgttaagcgcacctgcgggaaaagttttagcccctgcagaacgtgaaagtggctaaaagttttcacgcaggtgcgcttaacgagggtcacttgggaaacatattggaacgcggcccctcaaggactggaggtcgacacctgtgacctttgaccatgatattttcctatttctgattggctgtttgatttgtgacgtcatttggacactccattaggtacaccgccatttttaggtgtacttaatcacaggccagttcattagggaaaaatcatggccaaagcttaactgaaagtgaaaagtgccacacccgccctcacccccaccttctgattggctggttgatctgtgacgtcacacagacactccattaggtacaccatcattttcaagtggacctaataacaggccactttattagggaaaaatcatggccaaagcttaactgaaagtgaaaagtgccacacccgccctcacccccaccttctgattggctggttgatctgtgacgtcacacagacactccattaggtataCCGCCACCTTCAGGTTCGTTCGCGAAGATTCATGAGTGATTGACAGACAGCCAGCGTTGCCgctatgccagccgacacacggAATGCAGACAATGAAAGGTATGTATTTAA encodes:
- the si:dkeyp-68b7.12 gene encoding rho GTPase-activating protein 30 isoform X1, coding for MRRVRRKGASKEKVFACDLLEHLNATAQEIPQVLRCCCQFVEEHGVVDGIYRLSGVSSNIQKLRSEFEGDGTPDLSKEVYLQDIHCVSSLCKAYFRELPNPLLTYQLYDKFAEAVAIHLEDERLVKIRDVLKELPPPHYRTLEFLMRHLVKMASYSSETNMHARNLAIVWAPNLLRCGRHTTSSASTMRLEIEWIICQICSLRSKDIELAGFNGTAAFMEVRVQSIVVEFILTHVPELFPEPTMAHNRRKSLPSPTAVSGQEEALFETRPHISPGDGPIPTRPYHAIIEGTTDKKKGSFKGRKWISIFNIGSRFHDPRRRHKHSTKEKDKPVLRPARSMDSLSVSTYSNEDSTRPLQTTRSAKMSVFEHAASPSPLGGSEYAVTYRRGTGLVSGGTQGTYTTVDPEGSGGAQGDSVQSRSPGLSAKAGRRAAMHITGPTLVTVPLHITSNLALGLLQGGGTGRVVHRGKGKDGGQDSGKMEMPVEVREESKEGTHRKEIILDDDKTKNPVDKEEEDENKEALGKDCSSEPAAKESKRTSYKADEDVCQQDVSEGVPSANVLDSSGVLDSTEDDQELAGYVEDSFEFLDHMDCSYSDQIPLHFLSDCASQANVFSVEPPGHSDDEYELAEEPCHHANEADARLSVSSETNLQSRPELQRPRGVNERNAKSLSLPRMTSPAYEPGECRCDDAGDDDDTANYYSSDEDSSLFVKSLPADFFLSHLCDLEPEDESAPVERWGEANQYNPTNDQSQDDLDGLEEMIPQSEEQIHYCVDLQEHISVVKANEDDDVDNGRREDEGEAHYLSTFECSTKKETCPVEEFLDVSQEATEELQDDGDESQRTEDVNPETMSTDDGEVPNLEDVLATDEIHAEVWDELEEVVCQLIENEEGKTVEVSESPGTDELETTAGKVHFPARCDQLVVEFMHKEDKSIGEASLKGDRADESAGGGNSDKGGPERCEKVMEVQLPNEDKAILEKVTVTPSLRENDGMIENQEKDKEGAVMEMSAATDKFGICEEVTPSHFTDVSMVLQSRGVSCDEQGHKGAVAEMCVPKEDKPICEEATVTPSLKELRAHVPESTEGVRLEERGVGRKLVISKLTKVYQVKAVPVVPPKPQHCKLATRSLRQQQQQQQQRERRDGDAPDDAGATCGRDASRNSPLSMCFDEAVAKAIMRREKNGSDDAN
- the si:dkeyp-68b7.12 gene encoding rho GTPase-activating protein 30 isoform X2 → MRRVRRKGASKEKVFACDLLEHLNATAQEIPQVLRCCCQFVEEHGVVDGIYRLSGVSSNIQKLRSEFEGDGTPDLSKEVYLQDIHCVSSLCKAYFRELPNPLLTYQLYDKFAEAVAIHLEDERLVKIRDVLKELPPPHYRTLEFLMRHLVKMASYSSETNMHARNLAIVWAPNLLRSKDIELAGFNGTAAFMEVRVQSIVVEFILTHVPELFPEPTMAHNRRKSLPSPTAVSGQEEALFETRPHISPGDGPIPTRPYHAIIEGTTDKKKGSFKGRKWISIFNIGSRFHDPRRRHKHSTKEKDKPVLRPARSMDSLSVSTYSNEDSTRPLQTTRSAKMSVFEHAASPSPLGGSEYAVTYRRGTGLVSGGTQGTYTTVDPEGSGGAQGDSVQSRSPGLSAKAGRRAAMHITGPTLVTVPLHITSNLALGLLQGGGTGRVVHRGKGKDGGQDSGKMEMPVEVREESKEGTHRKEIILDDDKTKNPVDKEEEDENKEALGKDCSSEPAAKESKRTSYKADEDVCQQDVSEGVPSANVLDSSGVLDSTEDDQELAGYVEDSFEFLDHMDCSYSDQIPLHFLSDCASQANVFSVEPPGHSDDEYELAEEPCHHANEADARLSVSSETNLQSRPELQRPRGVNERNAKSLSLPRMTSPAYEPGECRCDDAGDDDDTANYYSSDEDSSLFVKSLPADFFLSHLCDLEPEDESAPVERWGEANQYNPTNDQSQDDLDGLEEMIPQSEEQIHYCVDLQEHISVVKANEDDDVDNGRREDEGEAHYLSTFECSTKKETCPVEEFLDVSQEATEELQDDGDESQRTEDVNPETMSTDDGEVPNLEDVLATDEIHAEVWDELEEVVCQLIENEEGKTVEVSESPGTDELETTAGKVHFPARCDQLVVEFMHKEDKSIGEASLKGDRADESAGGGNSDKGGPERCEKVMEVQLPNEDKAILEKVTVTPSLRENDGMIENQEKDKEGAVMEMSAATDKFGICEEVTPSHFTDVSMVLQSRGVSCDEQGHKGAVAEMCVPKEDKPICEEATVTPSLKELRAHVPESTEGVRLEERGVGRKLVISKLTKVYQVKAVPVVPPKPQHCKLATRSLRQQQQQQQQRERRDGDAPDDAGATCGRDASRNSPLSMCFDEAVAKAIMRREKNGSDDAN